From Erigeron canadensis isolate Cc75 chromosome 8, C_canadensis_v1, whole genome shotgun sequence, one genomic window encodes:
- the LOC122610888 gene encoding tetraspanin-19, with product MTTIMVVRSCMKSSLKLVNSLFGMCGIAMIVYAAWMIKIWPVSNPHCHSASWFMYTILGFGALVCAITCFGHIAAETANGCCLYCYLVFIFSLLMLEGAVTIDVFLNPNWEKDFPQDQSGNLRELRDFIRNNIDFCKWVGLSILSVEALSVFLALILIAVGPHKKVYDCDDECTPERVPLLKCYSNSNESPYVNMRPIDSSITRHF from the exons ATGACGACGATAATGGTGGTGAGAAGTTGCATGAAATCGTCACTAAAACTTGTTAATTCCTTATTTGGGATGTGTGGGATTGCGATGATTGTTTACGCTGCGTGGATGATTAAGATTTGGCCTGTATCTAACCCCCACTGTCACTCTGCTTCATG GTTCATGTATACTATACTTGGATTTGGTGCACTTGTGTGTGCAATAACATGTTTTGGTCACATTGCTGCAGAGACGGCTAATGGTTGTTGCTTGTATTGT TACCTCGTCTTTATCTTTTCTCTCTTAATGCTGGAAGGAGCAGTCACAATTGATGTATTCTTGAATCCTAATTGGGAAAAG GACTTCCCACAGGACCAAAGTGGAAACTTACGTGAGCTGAGAGATTTTATCAGGAACAACATTGACTTTTGCAAATGGGTTGGCTTGTCTATTTTATCTGTTGAG GCATTGTCTGTGTTTTTGGCTCTCATTCTAATAGCTGTTGGGCCACATAAAAAAGTATACGATTGTGATGATGAGTGTACTCCAGAAAGGGTCCCATTGTTGAAATGTTATTCAAACTCAAATGAATCTCCTTATGTGAATATGAGGCCCATTGATAGCAGTATTACACGGCATTTCTAA